One part of the Oceanihabitans sp. IOP_32 genome encodes these proteins:
- a CDS encoding TRAP transporter large permease, whose product MSIEIISIIVLFVSFFVLLLLKVPVAYSIGISTTLSLLLNIDKLPGLTTIAQRMTTGIDSFALLAIPFFILAGEIMKRGGIANRLINFAKSLVASLPGGLAYVNVLASMLFGAISGSALAAASAIGSIMTDRMEEEGYPRTLSASVNITASTTGLLIPPSNILIVYALASGGTASVAALFIAGYIPGILLGFAIMGYVAFIAISKKFKRGERATFSQVWNFFRKAFFSLLLLVIVVGGIVAGIFTATEASVIAVLYAAVLALIYGDIKTKDFPDILLTSAKTTAVVMFLICTSMAMSWLFSFEGIPEMISAFLLESLNHKIAIFLAINLILLVIGTFMDMTPAVLIFTPIFLPVVTTLGMDPVHFGIVIVLNLCIGICTPPVGTLLFVGSGVAKVSVTQVIKPLLPFLGIMVVVLMLITYIEEISMFLPRLFNL is encoded by the coding sequence ATGAGCATAGAAATTATAAGTATTATTGTTTTGTTTGTTAGTTTCTTTGTGTTGCTGTTGTTAAAAGTTCCAGTTGCCTACAGTATTGGGATTTCAACAACTTTAAGTTTATTGTTAAATATTGACAAACTACCTGGTTTAACCACCATAGCACAACGGATGACCACTGGTATTGATAGTTTTGCTCTATTAGCAATTCCCTTTTTTATACTGGCAGGAGAAATCATGAAACGTGGCGGTATCGCGAATAGACTCATAAATTTTGCTAAATCTTTAGTAGCCAGTTTGCCTGGAGGCTTAGCCTATGTAAATGTCTTAGCATCTATGCTTTTTGGTGCCATTTCTGGTTCTGCATTAGCAGCGGCATCGGCCATTGGCTCAATAATGACAGATAGAATGGAAGAAGAAGGTTACCCAAGAACCTTAAGTGCTTCGGTTAATATCACGGCTTCTACCACTGGTTTGTTAATTCCACCTAGCAATATTTTAATTGTATACGCTTTAGCTAGTGGCGGGACTGCGTCGGTTGCGGCTCTTTTTATTGCCGGTTACATTCCGGGAATTTTATTGGGTTTTGCCATCATGGGCTATGTAGCGTTTATAGCCATCAGCAAAAAATTTAAAAGAGGAGAAAGGGCCACTTTTTCTCAAGTCTGGAACTTTTTTAGAAAGGCTTTCTTTAGTTTATTACTATTGGTTATTGTAGTTGGCGGCATCGTGGCAGGAATTTTTACGGCTACCGAAGCCTCGGTAATCGCAGTACTTTATGCCGCTGTACTAGCATTAATTTATGGGGATATAAAAACTAAGGACTTTCCTGATATTTTATTAACTAGTGCAAAAACGACCGCTGTAGTGATGTTTTTAATATGCACCTCTATGGCCATGTCTTGGTTATTTTCTTTTGAAGGTATCCCAGAAATGATAAGTGCATTTTTACTGGAATCGTTAAACCATAAAATCGCCATTTTTTTAGCCATTAATTTAATTCTGTTAGTCATTGGGACTTTTATGGATATGACGCCTGCCGTTTTAATATTCACCCCAATATTTCTTCCAGTAGTCACCACTCTAGGAATGGACCCCGTGCATTTTGGAATTGTCATTGTATTAAACCTATGTATTGGAATTTGTACACCACCTGTAGGCACGCTGCTTTTCGTTGGTAGTGGGGTAGCCAAAGTTTCGGTTACACAAGTAATAAAACCTTTACTGCCTTTTTTGGGAATTATGGTAGTGGTTTTAATGTTGATAACTTATATTGAAGAGATCTCTATGTTTTTACCACGATTATTCAATTTATAA
- a CDS encoding sugar kinase: protein MSKVVTFGEIMLRLAPQGFLRFSQANSFDVVYGGGESNVAVSLANYGVSVDFVTRLPKNDIGECAMMEMRKRGVGVDKIVWGGDRLGIYFLETGAVSRGSKVVYDRAHSAMAEITSGMIDWDAVFDGVEWFHWTGITPAISQGAADVCLEAVKAASAKGITVSTDLNYRAKLWNYGGDREKIMTELTSYCDVILGNEEDAEKHFGIHPEGLDVHKDGHDVKAEAFLSVCQQMMEKFPRAKKVITTLRGSISASHNTWAGVLYDGKKMYETRQYQITDIVDRVGGGDSFMGGLIYGLLKYPEDDQNALDFAVAASALKHTIKGDANLVTVEEVEKLMGGDASGRVAR from the coding sequence ATGAGCAAAGTAGTCACATTTGGAGAAATTATGCTAAGATTAGCGCCACAAGGGTTTTTAAGATTTTCGCAGGCCAATAGTTTTGACGTTGTATATGGCGGCGGAGAATCTAACGTTGCCGTTTCATTGGCAAATTACGGCGTATCGGTAGATTTTGTAACACGTTTACCAAAAAACGACATAGGCGAATGTGCTATGATGGAAATGCGTAAACGCGGAGTTGGTGTAGATAAAATAGTTTGGGGCGGAGACCGTTTGGGCATCTATTTTTTAGAAACTGGAGCGGTTTCAAGAGGCTCTAAAGTCGTGTATGATAGAGCGCACTCTGCCATGGCCGAAATTACTTCGGGTATGATTGACTGGGATGCGGTTTTTGATGGTGTAGAATGGTTTCATTGGACCGGTATTACCCCCGCAATTTCACAAGGCGCAGCCGATGTGTGTTTAGAAGCTGTTAAAGCAGCAAGTGCAAAAGGCATCACCGTGTCCACAGATTTAAATTACCGCGCGAAACTATGGAATTACGGTGGCGATAGAGAAAAAATAATGACCGAATTAACCTCGTATTGCGATGTGATTTTAGGCAACGAAGAAGATGCCGAAAAACATTTTGGAATTCATCCCGAAGGTCTAGATGTTCACAAAGACGGACATGATGTTAAAGCTGAAGCCTTTTTATCGGTTTGCCAGCAGATGATGGAAAAATTTCCGAGAGCTAAAAAAGTAATTACAACCTTAAGAGGTTCTATTTCTGCTTCCCATAATACCTGGGCAGGTGTTCTATATGATGGTAAAAAAATGTACGAAACCCGACAATATCAAATCACAGACATTGTAGATCGCGTTGGCGGTGGAGACTCCTTTATGGGTGGGTTAATTTACGGCTTATTAAAATATCCAGAAGACGACCAAAACGCCTTAGATTTTGCAGTAGCCGCATCGGCATTAAAACACACCATTAAGGGTGATGCCAATTTAGTAACCGTAGAAGAAGTAGAGAAACTAATGGGCGGTGATGCCTCGGGACGCGTAGCGAGATAA
- a CDS encoding bifunctional 4-hydroxy-2-oxoglutarate aldolase/2-dehydro-3-deoxy-phosphogluconate aldolase, translated as MAQFSRLEVAQTMKETGMIPLFFHNDIELSKKVLKACYDGGARLMEFTARGDFAHEVFGELTKYAIAELPGMIMGVGSVTDAASASQFMALGANFIVTPVLREDIAIVCNRRKVLWSPGCGTLTEIARAEELGCEIVKLFPGDIYGPQFVKGIKGPQPWTSIMPTGGVSPTKENLLGWFNAGVTCVGMGSQLISKDIIANKDYKKLEQNVKAALALIKKIRGHH; from the coding sequence ATGGCACAATTTTCAAGATTAGAAGTCGCACAAACCATGAAAGAAACAGGCATGATTCCGTTGTTTTTTCATAATGATATTGAATTAAGTAAAAAAGTACTAAAAGCCTGCTACGATGGCGGCGCTAGATTAATGGAATTTACTGCACGTGGTGATTTTGCCCATGAGGTTTTTGGAGAATTAACAAAATATGCTATAGCTGAACTCCCCGGAATGATAATGGGTGTGGGGTCCGTTACCGATGCCGCTTCGGCTTCACAATTTATGGCTTTAGGAGCTAATTTTATAGTAACCCCAGTACTTAGGGAAGATATTGCTATAGTCTGTAACCGCAGAAAAGTATTGTGGTCTCCAGGTTGTGGCACCTTAACCGAAATAGCACGAGCAGAAGAATTAGGTTGTGAAATTGTAAAACTTTTTCCAGGAGACATTTATGGGCCTCAATTTGTAAAAGGTATAAAAGGGCCTCAACCGTGGACGAGTATTATGCCAACAGGGGGTGTATCGCCAACAAAGGAAAACTTATTAGGATGGTTTAATGCTGGTGTTACTTGTGTGGGTATGGGCTCTCAATTAATCTCAAAAGACATTATTGCAAATAAAGATTATAAAAAGTTAGAACAGAATGTTAAAGCAGCTCTTGCTCTCATAAAAAAGATAAGAGGCCATCATTAG
- a CDS encoding OmpA family protein, with the protein MKINFTTVLLLLCVLGVCNFGYAQKEALDRAHANYENFQFVESQKTYLNLVEQGYASEEIFTKLGNTYYFNAQYQDATTWYNRLFELNAEVKPLILLRYSQALKATGDSIKAKKMYNAYIAKTNTSTFSKKAVDYLELVKKNSGRYQLQPLEAVYDINNISYGHTKLGNKLIYASTKTINSFSNTKSAWDGLGFLSLFEIPLNAENIAVGKPKKMRGRLNSKFHDSSPVYTKDGNTVYFTRNNNTSKNKENTQNLKIYRAQRKGKTWQKPEELKFNSDFYSSAHPALSPDEERLYFASNRPGGFGESDIYLVRIAEDGSLSAPLNLGPEVNTEGKETFPFVSKNNALYFSSDGHFGLGGLDVFYVEIDEENESFGQLFNVGAPVNSYADDFAFGIDSATKRGFVSSNRSKREGVFVYDNIYSFLETTPIIDVYKAEINGFVTNLQASEPIKGATITFTDTEGEKHTVKTNEDGFFSSDINRFKEYTIRASHDLYDIDEKTSESRLDVQRINFQLQKNKEKIISGADLAKVLNIPNIYFDFDKSKIRPDAKVELSKIIAAFNLYPQLKLNIRSHTDSRGNDSYNKALSERRALSIFNYLVSKGVDKNRLKYEGLGESELINSCSNGVKCSEANHQKNRRAEFVIWN; encoded by the coding sequence ATGAAAATCAATTTTACCACAGTTTTATTACTATTATGCGTTTTAGGGGTTTGTAATTTTGGCTATGCTCAAAAGGAAGCCCTAGATCGCGCTCATGCTAATTATGAAAATTTTCAGTTTGTAGAAAGTCAGAAAACTTATCTTAACCTTGTCGAACAAGGCTATGCCTCTGAAGAAATTTTTACAAAACTAGGTAATACCTACTATTTTAATGCACAATATCAAGATGCTACAACATGGTACAATCGTTTATTCGAGCTCAATGCAGAGGTGAAACCACTTATTTTATTGCGCTATTCGCAAGCCTTAAAAGCAACAGGAGACTCCATAAAAGCGAAAAAAATGTATAATGCCTATATCGCGAAAACAAATACCTCTACTTTTTCCAAAAAAGCGGTGGACTATCTGGAGTTAGTGAAAAAGAATTCGGGTAGATATCAACTTCAACCTCTGGAAGCAGTCTACGATATAAATAATATCTCTTATGGGCATACCAAACTTGGGAATAAATTAATTTATGCTTCAACTAAAACTATTAATTCCTTTTCAAATACTAAAAGTGCTTGGGACGGCTTAGGATTTCTTTCCTTATTTGAAATACCGCTAAACGCAGAAAATATTGCCGTGGGTAAGCCCAAAAAAATGCGAGGACGGCTTAACAGTAAGTTTCACGATAGTTCGCCCGTTTATACCAAAGACGGAAACACTGTATATTTTACTCGAAACAATAATACATCTAAGAATAAAGAAAATACTCAAAATTTAAAAATTTATAGAGCGCAAAGAAAAGGGAAAACTTGGCAGAAACCTGAAGAACTTAAATTTAACAGTGATTTTTACTCTTCTGCACATCCTGCTTTAAGTCCCGATGAAGAGCGGTTGTATTTTGCTTCAAATCGGCCTGGTGGTTTTGGAGAATCTGATATTTACTTGGTGCGTATTGCAGAAGATGGTTCGTTAAGTGCTCCTTTAAATTTAGGCCCAGAAGTTAATACCGAAGGGAAGGAGACCTTTCCTTTTGTGTCTAAAAATAACGCGCTTTATTTTTCATCTGATGGCCATTTTGGCCTTGGAGGATTAGATGTGTTTTATGTAGAAATCGATGAGGAAAACGAAAGTTTTGGTCAGTTGTTTAATGTAGGTGCTCCCGTAAATTCTTATGCCGACGATTTTGCTTTTGGAATAGACAGCGCTACAAAAAGAGGATTTGTTAGCTCTAATCGCTCTAAAAGAGAAGGTGTTTTTGTTTACGATAATATTTATTCTTTTTTAGAAACAACACCTATAATTGATGTTTATAAAGCTGAAATAAATGGTTTTGTAACCAATCTACAAGCCAGCGAACCTATAAAGGGTGCAACGATTACCTTTACAGATACAGAAGGAGAAAAACATACGGTTAAAACGAACGAAGATGGCTTTTTTAGCAGTGATATTAACAGGTTTAAAGAGTACACCATTCGTGCTAGCCATGATTTGTATGATATCGATGAGAAAACTTCGGAATCTAGATTAGATGTGCAGCGCATAAATTTTCAATTGCAGAAGAACAAGGAGAAAATTATCTCTGGTGCAGATTTAGCCAAAGTGCTTAATATCCCAAATATTTATTTTGATTTCGATAAATCTAAAATTCGCCCAGATGCAAAAGTCGAACTATCAAAAATAATTGCAGCTTTTAATCTATATCCGCAATTAAAATTGAATATTCGCTCGCACACCGATAGCCGTGGAAACGATAGTTATAACAAAGCACTTTCCGAAAGACGGGCCTTATCTATTTTTAACTATTTAGTGTCTAAAGGTGTGGATAAAAATAGGCTTAAATACGAAGGTCTTGGCGAAAGTGAATTAATAAATAGCTGCAGCAATGGCGTGAAGTGCTCAGAAGCGAATCATCAAAAAAACCGAAGAGCCGAATTTGTTATTTGGAATTAA
- a CDS encoding type IX secretion system membrane protein PorP/SprF, translating to MKIYISKITLLLFLGFLSQVVHRVQAQQDSQFTQYMYNTVSINPAYAGTRESLSIIGLYRNQWVGLEGAPETLNFTAHSPVGIQGVGLGLAFTSDKIGPTVESIVSADFSYNLNLTEKLKLSFGIKGGFSLLDFDPSKLVIYNPNDYDLALDNYSSPIVGVGFYLHSKTWYFGLSTPNILETEYYDEVQVSTATEKMNLYFIAGYVAQLNPRLKLKPAVLLKSVQGAPMAIDVSVNALLKERITFGLAYRLDAAVSALAGFQIDNNIMIGYAYDYDTTPLGNYNSGSHEIFLRFELGTRLRAKVNPRFF from the coding sequence ATGAAAATATACATATCTAAAATAACACTTTTACTTTTTCTGGGGTTTTTATCTCAAGTTGTTCATCGTGTTCAAGCCCAGCAAGACTCACAGTTTACGCAGTATATGTACAATACCGTGAGTATCAATCCAGCTTATGCCGGTACAAGAGAGTCCCTGAGTATAATTGGCCTGTATAGAAACCAATGGGTAGGTCTGGAGGGCGCACCAGAAACACTTAATTTTACGGCGCATTCTCCAGTTGGCATCCAAGGTGTTGGACTCGGGCTTGCATTTACTAGCGATAAAATTGGACCCACGGTAGAGAGTATAGTCTCGGCCGATTTTTCATACAATTTAAATTTAACTGAAAAACTAAAACTTTCTTTTGGTATAAAAGGTGGGTTTTCGCTCTTGGATTTCGATCCCTCAAAATTAGTCATTTATAATCCTAACGATTACGACCTTGCACTCGATAATTACAGCTCACCAATTGTAGGTGTGGGTTTTTACTTGCATTCCAAGACATGGTATTTTGGTTTATCGACACCTAATATTTTAGAGACTGAATATTACGATGAGGTACAAGTGTCTACCGCTACCGAAAAAATGAATTTATATTTTATAGCTGGTTACGTAGCCCAACTTAATCCGCGTTTAAAACTCAAGCCCGCGGTACTTTTAAAATCGGTACAAGGGGCGCCAATGGCTATAGATGTCTCTGTAAACGCACTTCTTAAAGAGCGTATTACTTTTGGATTGGCTTACAGACTAGATGCTGCTGTAAGCGCTCTGGCAGGATTTCAAATCGATAATAATATTATGATTGGCTATGCATACGATTACGATACTACACCACTAGGAAATTATAACAGCGGCTCTCATGAAATATTTTTAAGATTTGAATTGGGTACAAGATTGCGCGCTAAAGTGAATCCGCGCTTCTTTTAA
- a CDS encoding gliding motility-associated C-terminal domain-containing protein — protein sequence MKNYVLHIGVSLLFTYAAVAQTTNQGMLYVSEGTAFSTVQSFNNEETGAFYNDGNSFIYSHFNNNGTVDFYQNTGIMRFIGSADQNISGSNESYFYNSYFNNTSSMAPFKVSGHIHITGNADFYNGILDNDNFGGDITFNTNALHSNTSDYSHVDGAVFKIGDTEFTFPIGDGGYYRFASISAPAASTAIFESKFYFENSNTLYAHELKDGAIEAIDNQEYWIINKESSRAEDMLITLSWRDVTTPQDMIAAASNNTLTIVRWDEQANMWVNEGGAIDIDNNTVTTAVNGYGVFTFGRLKADLSLPCNVIVYNAVTSNKDGQNDYLRIDSAMDNCARDFKVQIYNRWGVKVFESDNYGINGDLFDGFSRGRLTVNDFKQLPTGTYYYILDYQYGNPIENNRHKKAGFLYLSGN from the coding sequence ATGAAAAACTATGTACTACATATAGGTGTCTCGCTGCTCTTTACTTATGCTGCAGTTGCTCAAACCACGAATCAGGGTATGCTTTACGTAAGTGAAGGTACGGCGTTCTCTACAGTTCAGAGTTTTAACAATGAAGAAACGGGGGCGTTTTATAACGATGGCAACAGTTTTATTTATAGCCACTTTAATAATAATGGCACCGTTGATTTTTATCAAAATACCGGAATAATGCGATTTATTGGGAGTGCCGATCAAAATATTAGTGGCTCGAATGAAAGTTATTTTTATAATTCTTACTTCAATAATACCAGTAGTATGGCGCCTTTTAAGGTGTCGGGTCATATTCATATTACTGGTAATGCAGATTTTTATAATGGTATATTAGATAATGATAATTTTGGTGGCGACATCACGTTTAATACCAATGCCTTGCACAGTAATACTTCAGACTATAGTCATGTAGATGGTGCAGTATTTAAAATTGGTGATACAGAGTTTACTTTCCCTATTGGAGATGGGGGCTATTATCGTTTTGCGTCTATTTCGGCACCTGCGGCAAGTACCGCTATATTTGAAAGCAAATTTTATTTCGAGAATTCTAACACGCTCTATGCTCACGAATTAAAAGACGGAGCTATTGAAGCCATAGATAATCAGGAATATTGGATTATTAACAAAGAATCCTCAAGAGCAGAAGATATGTTAATAACTTTATCTTGGCGAGATGTTACCACACCTCAAGACATGATTGCTGCAGCTTCAAATAATACCCTTACGATTGTACGTTGGGACGAACAAGCCAATATGTGGGTTAACGAAGGAGGCGCAATAGATATAGATAATAATACGGTAACCACGGCAGTAAACGGTTATGGTGTGTTTACATTTGGTCGCTTAAAAGCAGATTTAAGTTTACCTTGTAATGTTATTGTTTACAATGCGGTAACCTCAAATAAAGATGGACAAAACGATTACTTACGTATAGATTCGGCAATGGATAATTGTGCCCGCGATTTTAAAGTTCAAATTTATAACCGTTGGGGCGTTAAAGTGTTCGAGTCGGATAACTATGGCATTAATGGTGACTTATTTGATGGCTTTTCAAGAGGGCGTTTAACCGTAAACGATTTTAAACAATTGCCTACAGGAACTTATTATTATATTTTAGATTATCAATATGGTAATCCAATAGAAAATAACCGACACAAAAAGGCTGGCTTCTTATACTTAAGTGGGAATTAA